The nucleotide sequence GTTTTAGTCGGCCGAAATGATACATGTGACGATCCGAAAATTACTGGGCTGGGGAATGGTGGGATTGGTATGGGCGGGAGCGCTGATGGCCGCGCCCAAGTCCGTGAAGGTCGTCGTGGTGACGATGTTCGAAAACGGGGCCGACGTCGGCGATTCCGCCGGAGAGATGCAGCTTTGGGTGGAGCGGGGCGACTTTGATGAGAAGGTTCAATTTCCACTCGGACACCGCGATGGCTATTGGCGCGAGGATGGCGTGCTCCTCATCTGCACCGGGGGTGGGGTGACGAATGCGACGGCCACCATCATGGCGCTGGGGCAGGACCCCCGTTATGATTTGTCGGCCGCCTACTGGGTGGTGGCGGGCATCGCCGGAGCCGATCCGCAGGACTGTTCGCTCGGCTCGGCGGCGTGGGCGCGCTGGGTGGTCGATGGGGACCTCGCTTATGAAATCGATGGCCGCGAGATCCCCACCGACTGGCCTTATGGTTTCGTCGCCCTCGGTGCCCATGAACCCAATACGCTGGAAGACGGTTGGACGGTTGAGACGATTGCCTACGAACTCAACCCGCAGCTCGTCGAATGGGCGTATCAGCTTACCAAGCACATGCTCCTGCCGGATCACCCGGAACTGATCGCTTTTCGGGCGCAGTTTGCTGAGAAATATCCGGCGGCGGCGAAACCGCCCTTTGTGCTCATTGGCGATTCACTGGGATCGAGCACCTACTGGCACGGCGCACTGCTCAATGCGTGGGCCAACGACTGGATGAAACTGCACACGGACGGCGCGGCGAACTTCGTCATGAGTAACATGGAAGACAACGGCACGCTCACGGCCCTGCATCGGCTCGGTAATGCAGATCTGGTGGACCCTTCGCGCGTGCTCGTGCTGCGCACCGCCAGCAACTTCTCCATGCCGCCACCGGGACGAGATGCCGGCTGGAGCACGACCGCACCGTATCCCGCCCAAGGTGAACCCGCCAAGGAATCGGCCTACCTCGTGGCGAATACCGTGGTCGAGGCCTTGCTCCACCAATGAGGAGACTGCTTGCGCGCGCGCACTGACCTCACGGATCTGGCGGGGCGCGATCGCGGTAATGGTAGCGCGTGTATTCGATGCTGCGCCCGGCGGGCGTGCGCACGACCAGCACCGTGTCTTCGGCGCTGATTACGAAATTCGTGTAGTCCTCCCCAGTCACGCTGGTCAGCGCTTTGATGTAGGTATTGGGTCCCACCAATTGATCGTAGGAGACCGTCGTAACGTCGTGCTCCAACATGTATTGAGCCGCCGCCGCATCGAGTTGGCGCAGGTTGTTGATGATGGCTTTTTCCTGCGATACGCGGCGAACGTTTTGAAAAGCGGGTATCGCCATGGCGGCCATCAGTCCGATGGAAAAAAAGAATATCATGACGTAGCCGATGATCAGCCCGCCCAGCGCCAGACCTTCACCCTTTTGACGTCCCGCGGATCTCTTGATTTTTGAACGGGCCACATGGCCGCAGATGACGGCGGGAACGGCGGGGAGGAAAAGCAGCACACTCGTCAGACCCAGCACCAAACTGGTGATGGCCAGTCCGGAAGTTTGGGCGGGAACCTCCCGGGGCAGCGGTGGCGCGCCATTGCCGTGGTTTGCGGCGGCAAAAGCCGAACCCACTTCCCGCCACTCCGGCCAGTCCGACCGCCAACACATATCGGTGGGTTTTAGTTCACCACGATTGAGTTTGGCCTGCAGTTCAGCTTCGGAAATCGGTCCGCTTTGCACGCGGTTGATCGCGATGTGATAGTCCATGACGTTCTCTTTTATGGGGGGAAGGGAAGCTGCGTTCCGATCAATTTAACCGGCGGTGAAATTTGAGATGTATGTAAGAAGGAGCGGTCGGGTCGCATCGCAATTCAGGGAAGATCTTCGATTCTTGTGGTGGTCATCCTCATCAAGTCACGGCGACCGCGACTAGCATGCTTCCTTCGACCTCCCTCGGTCCGGCATTTGATTCGCAACGCGAGACAGCACCTCTGTCGGGCAGCGGGAAGCACGGAAGTGATGTCGTGGGTCGAGAAGGATGACAGGACAGTGGTGATGGACCGGATGGTGTAGGCGATGGTGTTCAATTCACGTTTTCTGAAACGAGATGAGCGGGAGACTAGCGACGAGATCGTGGCATGGGGTAGTCACGGAGACGACGGGATGAACGTTTCCGACCTAGCTTGCGGAGAAAAAAGTATAGCGGCGCTCCAATGAGAGAGACGAAAATGATCACTATGACCCATACGAGTTTTTGGGCCGAATCGCGCTCGTTCATCAAACAGTCGATGAGCATCCAGAGCCAAAAAACGAATCCTCCCAACACCAGGAAAAGGAAGAAAAGACCTAAAAATTCGCCGCCCCCCAGACCCATTACAGCAAAATCACCACTGGTTACGGGAATCGTAGATCTCATCTGACCATGTAACGGACTTTATGTCCGATTTCTTTCAAAAATCCGGCCAAGTCGTTCACGCCCTCTGACCGCTTGTCTCGGAAATGTCGCACACGGAGAATTGATTCACATGTCGGGGGAATATTTAGTCTTCCGCGCTGGCCATCACCTCAAATCAAGGAATCCGAAAGTATGAGTGTTTCTAACGATCTTCCGATCTACCGCCAAGCGGTGGGGACGGAATTCTACTCGATGGTGTATCTCGCCCTGTGTGGTTACGCCGCCTATCAAGACATGTCCAACGACGACAAACAAGTGACCGCGGTGGTCGCGGAGGCGGTGGGGGGGCTTCCCATGCTCCCCCTTCCCGCCGGCGTCACCGAGGCACCGGCGCAATGGCGCTGGATGGTTCCGTGGGGTCCGTTCATCACCGACCTCAACGCCAACCTTCTCTTCGTCGCGTCCTATCAAATCAGCGACGATGGCAACACGTGGACCACGGTGTTCAACGCTGCCGTCGTTCGCGGCACGGACATTTCCACCGGCGACCTGGCTCTCCTCACGCAGTTGAAGGAAGATTTGGACGACTTTCATCTGCGCAGCTGGGCGGATATTCGAGATCACGATAAATTCGAATCTCGTCTTGATGACCTTTCTCAACCCGGGGTTTCCCACGGCACGGCGCTGGGATTGCGCAAGCTCCTGTCGATGCCGGACAACCGGCTCGACAATGTGAATCCGCCCGACGGACTGAAACCGTTTTTAGCGATGGAGGTGGCCAATGGTGACTTGGCAGGTGTGCCACTCGTGGTCACGGGTCATAGTCTCGGCGCGTGTCAGTCAATTGTGCTCGCCACATACCTCGCGCAGACGGTTTCAGGTCTCGGTCCCGTCTATCTGCATCCCTTTGCTCCACCGACTCCGGGCAACGACAAGATGGGCGACCAAGTCGTGGACGCGGTCGAAGCGGGCTATCTCTGGTGGAACCCGTTAGACATCGTGCCCAACGCCTACTGGAACATCGACAACCCCGTGAATTCCGACACGGCCGCGCCGTTTGGGATCAAGCAGCATTGGGGCAGCTATGGTGGTCCAAAGTGCCCCGATGAACTGCAGGCATTCATCGACGAGCGCAAAAACGACATCGCCGGGTTGAACTATACCCAGCCGCCCATCACAGACTGCCGGCTGAATGGGGCGACGTTGAGGTATGCCACCAATTCGAAGGTCACTTATGTGGAGGAACTGATGTTTCAGCATTTCCCGCCCATCTACGCTCATTTGATGAAGCTCGATTACGGCAGCCAAATAGCACCCTACGCCGTCAACTTCGGTTGAACGGCGGAGCGTTTGCTCACCTACGACGACAAGCGCGAGCCCACTCGGCTTGCACTTGTGCGTCCGGACGATCTGCCAGTGCTAAAACTGGTAGCTGGCGAAGAGGCCGGCGAAGAATTGGTTGGGGCTGCCGCGTCGGGTGATGAGAGGCGAGTCGGCGGCGTCGCCGATGAGGCGCTCGTAGGAAAGGAGTCCGAGCAGATACCAGCGTTGGTTGAGCGGGCGGGCGATGTTCGCCCCCCAACCGAGCGTGGAGACGCCGGCGCTGGCGCGGTAGGTCGGCAATCCCGAACCGGCGGAATCGGCGGCCGATACACCGAAAAAGGTGTTTTGGTAGGTTCCATCGCCCCAAGTGAGACGAGGGCCGGTCGAGACGAGAAAGGGTGGAACTCTTTCCGCGCGGGATCCGCCGATCGGCAATTTGTAGTCCAATGAGAGTTTTCCCGTGAGTCCTTCGTGGCCGCCGAGCGCTTGGAGGAGATCGAGGCGCGTCGACCAAGCGCCAGTTTCATAGGTGACGAATGCCCCGGCGGCGATGGTCGTGTCGATGTCGGCAAAGCCACGCAAGGCGTCGGAATCACTGCCCCCGAGCGCGAAGGGCGAGCTACCGTCGTTGTCCCGACCGAAATCCATCGCGAGCAGGGGACCGGCGGTCCAGCCGTCTTGCCTGAACAGGCGGTAGCCCATGCCGCCTTCGACGGAGGCGAAGAAGGTGTCGCCGTAAGTGACGCGAATGCTGGGCAGGGCGAGCACTTGATAGTCGTCCGATCCCTGCCAGGCCGGGGCCACGGCGATTCCGCCGCCCGTGGCGATGGTCCAACCCGTGTTTTCAGGTCGTTGCGGAGGCTGGGCCACAAGACTTGCGGCGAGTGTCGCAGCCATAAACAGGGCCGTCCATCGTGAGGGGGAGAGAGCGGGCGAGGGCATATTGAGCTTAGACGTTGGGGGCGGTAGTTTGGATCTAACGCTGCGCATCTTTCACAAAAAAGCGCGGTATTCCGAGGGAAACCGCGCTTAGATGGGGGCGCGAGCGAGCTCGCGGCCTACGGAGGCGGGTTGTCCCGCCGTGGCTTAGAAGCCCTTGAAGTGTTTGGGTTCGTCCGGGTCTTGGTAGCGCGTCGTGTAAGTCTTGTTGCTGGCGGCGAGTTTGAGGAACACGTCGACGGGGACGATTTCAACCGGACCTTCGAGGTTTTGCGTGACCTCGACGAGGCTGTTCACGTCGTTGGATTCACGCACGTGCACGAGCAGGAAGTAGGGACGCTTGGCGTTGAGGGCGATGAGCTCGTTGAGGTCGGCCGTGACTTCGTCGCGAGGGCGTTTGGGATCGATGTAGTAGTCGTAGGACAACATCGGGCGCGTGTCGCGCAGGTCGCGAGTGCGGGCGGGGCCGTAGCCGTTGATGAAGCCGAGCACGTTGGGGAAGGCTTCGTAGTAGCGGTCGACCGTTTCCTTGGTGAGATCGGTGTTGCCCACGTTGCCGTCGGCGGCGGAGTTGTCCATGATCTCCATGACGTGCTCATCCAAGACCTCCATCATCTCGCGGGCTTCGGCCATGAGAGGTCCGAAGCGGTCGGCGGGGATGTGGTTGGGATACATGTAACCGGGGCCGGAGAGACCACCGATGAAGTAGTCGTTGGGCGTGGCTGACTCGTGGAAATACTCCAGCGCGGCGGGCGAGAACTTCGTCCAGTTCATCGTGACCTGCCAACCGAACGGCAGCTTGCCACGACCGGGTTTGGTCCACACGCCGATGCCGATGGAATCAGACTGCACGAACGCTAGATAAACCTTCTTTTCCGCGACGAGTTTGGCGTCGAGGGCGACGTGGTGGTTGTTGGTAAACTTAAACCCGGGGGTGAATTCGAACTGCGAGTTGAAGCTCAGGTTGGGCAGATTGTGCAGGCCTTCCATCTTGAGGCCGTAGGATGAGAGCAGAGTGGTGTGCTGCTCTTCCGTGTCCTTGCCGTAGGGGTGCCAGCCGAAGACGATCGAGCCCGGGGCGAGTTCGGAGAAGATACGTTTGACCAGCGCAACTTCCTCGGGGTGGCGCTCGGGGTTGGCCGAGAGATCGTGAAAGAACATTTTCCGACGAATGCCCCAGTCGGCCATGGCCGGTTGCATCACACGACCGCGATGGCCGCCCATGAGCATGACGGCGTCGTGGACGCATCGATCCCAGTAGCGATCATAGGCGTCCTGGTAGATCTCGGCGTCGGACTGACCGGTGTAACGACCGCGCAGATCGTCGATGGGCTTGAGACCATGGCGTTCCGCTAGGGGTATCAGGGCTTCGGAGACGACGATTCCGTCTTCGAGTCCGGCGATGGTGAAGGCGACGTTGAGCGAGGCTCCGACGGATTTGTCCCACACGACGTAGCCTTTGGCCGCCGATTTGAACTGCGCGAGCGCAGCGTTGGCGTCCAGCAAGGTGGTGAAATCAACGTGATGTTTGCGTTGGTAGAACTCGAACAACGGCGCGGTGATTTCCCATTGGAAATCGGGCGGATGGACGATGTAGAGCTGCGGGGTGTCGCGATTGGCGAGACCCTGCAGGCTGACCAACATGGCCTTTTCGGGCAGACCGCTGTCGGTGCGCCAATCGAGGTCAAAATACATGACCGAGGCGTCGCGACCGGCCGGTTCGTCGGCGGCGCGCAGGGTGGTGGTGGCAGCGAGAGCGAGAAGAGTAAGGATGCGAAGGAACTTCATTTGGCGGCCTCCTCGGAGGTGACTTTGTCGAACACGTAAACGAGTGGTCGATTGCGGGTGGAGTGCAGTTCGATGAGCGTAAGCTTGTCGCCCATCTCGCTGACGCGCAGCTCGCGGTAGATGCGCATGGGCACATTGCCCTGAGAAACCTCGACTAGGGTGTTCGCTTCGATACGGAGCGTGCGGCCGTTATCGATCCACGACGTGGTGGCTTGGGTCACGCCGTGTTTGGCGGGATAAACGGCCATGTGGCGCTGCTCGACCCGGAAGTAATCGTCGAGCGTGACGGTCTTGGCGGTATCGAGGTGATTGGTCGCTTCGTGTTTGGTCGAGCGCCACTGCATGGCGTGGGTGACATCGACCTGCGAACCGTCGACGGCGATGACGAGATCCATCTTTTGCCAACCGTCGAGGGCGGTGCTTTGGGCCGGATCCATGCGCCAGCGGCCGTTGAAGTTGGGATTGGCGGTAAGCAGGTTCGCGCTGAGCAGCGCCAACCCGATACCCAGAACGATTCGGAATGGGTGAACTTTCATGAAGGCAGGTGGCAGTATTTCATGGTTAGGGGCAGCTGTCCAATCGTTAAGCGTTGATATCAGGCTATTTGAGTAAATTAAAACAATGAAATTTCATTTCGCGTGACGCCAAGAATGGCAGCAATTATCGAGAACTTGGTGACTCCGAGGTGGTTAGGACGGAGGCAAACGCGGTAGCATGGCCGTGTTTGAGATTTGAAGGTGCGGTCGAATTTTGCGATATCCGGGTGGCAGCACATAGCCATCACGCGGGGGTTGCCGATGAGACATGAAAAAGCGCGCCCCGGTTGAGGGGCGCGCTGGTTTTACAGAGGGAGCGCGAGCGAGCTCGCGGCCTAAGGGGTCAGTGACGTCGTCGGGCCTAGACTTGCTCGAGGAGCTTGTAGAGACGTTGGACCATTTTCGTTGGGTCCTCGAGGAGGCCCGCGGCGAGCATGGCGTTGTCGAAGAGTTGCTCGGCGATGAGGCCGGCTTTTTCGCCTTCGGTATCTTTGGCGCCGCTGAGCTTTTTGATGACGGCGTGGCGTGGGTTGAGCTCGAGGTTGACCTTGAGCGGAGGGGCTTCCTCGCCTTCGCCGTCTTTTTTCATGGCCTTCATCATGGCGCGCATTTGCGGGCTCATGAAGCTGTCGGCGTTGAGCACGGCGGCGGGAGATTCGACGAGGCGGTCGGAGGTCTTCACCTCGGAGACGCGGTCGCCGAGGGTTTCCTTCAACCACTTGGAGAGGGCGGCCATCTCGTCTTTGGAGAGGGCTTCACCTTCGGTCTCTTTTTCGTCGAGCTTCACGTCGGCGGAATCGGCGGCAGTGAACTTCTTGCCGTCGAATTCCGTGAGGTGACGCATGACGTAGTCGTCGACGTTCTCGTAGCAGAAGATGACCTCAAGGTTGCGCGATTCGAAACCTTCGAGATACGGGCCGCGTTCGATCGCCTCGCGGCTGGAACCGATGAGGTAGTAGATCTCTTTTTGCTCTTCACCCATGCGCGAGACGTAGTCGGCGAGGGAGGTGCGTTTGCCCTTCTCGGTGCGGGAGGACTCGAAGCGGAGGAGCTTGGAGAGACCTTCCTTGTGGGTGAAGTCGGTGGCGGCGCCCTCCTTGAGGAAGATGCCGAACTCGTCGTAGAACTTGTCGAAGTCGTCGGGACGGTTCTTGGCTTCGTCGCCGAGGAACTTGAGGAAGCGCTTGGTGATGACCTTGCCGAGTTTCTCGATGAGAGCGCGGTCCTGCATGGTCTCGCGCGAAATGTTGAGGGGCAGGTCTTCGCTATCGACGACGCCTTTGAGGAAGCGGGCCCACTCGGGGAGGAGATCCTTGGGGGCCGGGTCGATGAGGACTTTGCGGCAGTAGAGCGAGACGGCGGCCTCGGCGCGGGTCATGCCAAATTTTTCCGGGTTGGACTGCGGCACGAAGAGGATCGAGTTGATCGACAGCGGGGCGTCGGCGGAGAAGTGCAGCTTGAGGCGGGGCTCGTCGTAGGCGTGGGCCTGGAATTTGTAGAACTCGGTGTATTCCTCGTCGGTGATTTCGTTTTTGGAGCGGAGCCAGAGCGCGGAAACCTTGTTGGTGCGCTCGCCGTTGAGATTGATCGGGAAGGTCACGAACGCGCTGTAGCGCTCGAGAATGGTCTTCACCTTGGTGTCCTTGGCGAACTCCTTGCAGTCGTCCTCGTCCTTGAGCTCGATGACGATCTTGGTGCCGCGGGAGAGGTCGGCGGCTTCCTCGACGGTGTAGGAGCCGGAGCCATCGCTGGTCCACACGTGGCCCTGCTCGTCTGCTTTCCAGGAGCGGGAGTAGACCTTGACGGACTTGGCGACCATGAAGGCGGAGTAGAAGCCGACGCCGAACTGACCGATGAGGTTGTCGTTTTTGGCGCCGCCATCCTTGATCGCCTGGAGGAAGGCTTTGGAGCCGGAGTGGGCGATGGTGCCGAGAAATTTGACCAACTCATCGCGGGTCATGCCGATGCCGTAGTCCTGGATGGTCAGGGTATTGGCCTTTTCGTCGGTCGTGAGGTTGATCTCGAGGGCTTTATCAGCGTCGAAGATCTCGGACTCGGTGATCTGCGTGTGGCGCAGTTTCTCCAGCGCGTCGGAGGCATTGGAGACCAATTCGCGGACGAAGATCTCTTTTTCGGTGTAGAGGGAGTGAACGACGATATCGAGCAGTTGCTTGATCTCGGCTTGGAACTCGTGGGTTTCTGACATTGCGGAATGCGGAGTTTGGATTGCTGACTTTGGAATGATTGGTGGCAGCGCGGGGACTGCCGAAATGGGAGGAGAGGACTTTTAGGCTCTTTGCAAAAAAATCAAGAGCCCGGCGCACACGAGGCGGCCGGGCTCGGGAAAAGCTGAGAAATTTGGCTCAGTTTAGCGGGTTTCGGACTCTTCCTCGTCGAGGGGTTCGACGTGGCCGAGCTCGTGTTCTTGTTTGGCACCGGGGCCACGCAGGACGCGAGTGACGCAGTAAACGAAAAGGACGGTTACAAAACCGACCGAGAGAAACATGTTAATCCAACCACCAGTAGTCATAGCGAGGCGAGGGGACGGGGGTTAGTCATTGAGCGGAACAGGAGGATTTTTGGTCCAGCGTTTACCCGCGATGTTAACGAAGACCAGGGCGAAGCCGGTTACGATAATGATGAAGCCGACGGAAAGGCGGGCGACGTTGTTGGGCTCATCGCCGATCAGGTCCTTGGTATAGCCGGTGGGCTCGAAAATCGGGTCGGTGAGGGAATAATTCCAGCCGAACACGTTCTGGAGCAGGAACATCACGAAGATGGTGATCAGATACATCGGGGTGATGTATTTGATGA is from Synoicihabitans lomoniglobus and encodes:
- a CDS encoding lipase family protein codes for the protein MSVSNDLPIYRQAVGTEFYSMVYLALCGYAAYQDMSNDDKQVTAVVAEAVGGLPMLPLPAGVTEAPAQWRWMVPWGPFITDLNANLLFVASYQISDDGNTWTTVFNAAVVRGTDISTGDLALLTQLKEDLDDFHLRSWADIRDHDKFESRLDDLSQPGVSHGTALGLRKLLSMPDNRLDNVNPPDGLKPFLAMEVANGDLAGVPLVVTGHSLGACQSIVLATYLAQTVSGLGPVYLHPFAPPTPGNDKMGDQVVDAVEAGYLWWNPLDIVPNAYWNIDNPVNSDTAAPFGIKQHWGSYGGPKCPDELQAFIDERKNDIAGLNYTQPPITDCRLNGATLRYATNSKVTYVEELMFQHFPPIYAHLMKLDYGSQIAPYAVNFG
- a CDS encoding purine-nucleoside phosphorylase translates to MTIRKLLGWGMVGLVWAGALMAAPKSVKVVVVTMFENGADVGDSAGEMQLWVERGDFDEKVQFPLGHRDGYWREDGVLLICTGGGVTNATATIMALGQDPRYDLSAAYWVVAGIAGADPQDCSLGSAAWARWVVDGDLAYEIDGREIPTDWPYGFVALGAHEPNTLEDGWTVETIAYELNPQLVEWAYQLTKHMLLPDHPELIAFRAQFAEKYPAAAKPPFVLIGDSLGSSTYWHGALLNAWANDWMKLHTDGAANFVMSNMEDNGTLTALHRLGNADLVDPSRVLVLRTASNFSMPPPGRDAGWSTTAPYPAQGEPAKESAYLVANTVVEALLHQ
- a CDS encoding GxGYxYP domain-containing protein; this encodes MKFLRILTLLALAATTTLRAADEPAGRDASVMYFDLDWRTDSGLPEKAMLVSLQGLANRDTPQLYIVHPPDFQWEITAPLFEFYQRKHHVDFTTLLDANAALAQFKSAAKGYVVWDKSVGASLNVAFTIAGLEDGIVVSEALIPLAERHGLKPIDDLRGRYTGQSDAEIYQDAYDRYWDRCVHDAVMLMGGHRGRVMQPAMADWGIRRKMFFHDLSANPERHPEEVALVKRIFSELAPGSIVFGWHPYGKDTEEQHTTLLSSYGLKMEGLHNLPNLSFNSQFEFTPGFKFTNNHHVALDAKLVAEKKVYLAFVQSDSIGIGVWTKPGRGKLPFGWQVTMNWTKFSPAALEYFHESATPNDYFIGGLSGPGYMYPNHIPADRFGPLMAEAREMMEVLDEHVMEIMDNSAADGNVGNTDLTKETVDRYYEAFPNVLGFINGYGPARTRDLRDTRPMLSYDYYIDPKRPRDEVTADLNELIALNAKRPYFLLVHVRESNDVNSLVEVTQNLEGPVEIVPVDVFLKLAASNKTYTTRYQDPDEPKHFKGF
- a CDS encoding MipA/OmpV family protein, with translation MAATLAASLVAQPPQRPENTGWTIATGGGIAVAPAWQGSDDYQVLALPSIRVTYGDTFFASVEGGMGYRLFRQDGWTAGPLLAMDFGRDNDGSSPFALGGSDSDALRGFADIDTTIAAGAFVTYETGAWSTRLDLLQALGGHEGLTGKLSLDYKLPIGGSRAERVPPFLVSTGPRLTWGDGTYQNTFFGVSAADSAGSGLPTYRASAGVSTLGWGANIARPLNQRWYLLGLLSYERLIGDAADSPLITRRGSPNQFFAGLFASYQF
- a CDS encoding PLD nuclease N-terminal domain-containing protein, coding for MRSTIPVTSGDFAVMGLGGGEFLGLFFLFLVLGGFVFWLWMLIDCLMNERDSAQKLVWVIVIIFVSLIGAPLYFFLRKLGRKRSSRRLRDYPMPRSRR
- the htpG gene encoding molecular chaperone HtpG, translating into MSETHEFQAEIKQLLDIVVHSLYTEKEIFVRELVSNASDALEKLRHTQITESEIFDADKALEINLTTDEKANTLTIQDYGIGMTRDELVKFLGTIAHSGSKAFLQAIKDGGAKNDNLIGQFGVGFYSAFMVAKSVKVYSRSWKADEQGHVWTSDGSGSYTVEEAADLSRGTKIVIELKDEDDCKEFAKDTKVKTILERYSAFVTFPINLNGERTNKVSALWLRSKNEITDEEYTEFYKFQAHAYDEPRLKLHFSADAPLSINSILFVPQSNPEKFGMTRAEAAVSLYCRKVLIDPAPKDLLPEWARFLKGVVDSEDLPLNISRETMQDRALIEKLGKVITKRFLKFLGDEAKNRPDDFDKFYDEFGIFLKEGAATDFTHKEGLSKLLRFESSRTEKGKRTSLADYVSRMGEEQKEIYYLIGSSREAIERGPYLEGFESRNLEVIFCYENVDDYVMRHLTEFDGKKFTAADSADVKLDEKETEGEALSKDEMAALSKWLKETLGDRVSEVKTSDRLVESPAAVLNADSFMSPQMRAMMKAMKKDGEGEEAPPLKVNLELNPRHAVIKKLSGAKDTEGEKAGLIAEQLFDNAMLAAGLLEDPTKMVQRLYKLLEQV
- a CDS encoding DUF4190 domain-containing protein — translated: MDYHIAINRVQSGPISEAELQAKLNRGELKPTDMCWRSDWPEWREVGSAFAAANHGNGAPPLPREVPAQTSGLAITSLVLGLTSVLLFLPAVPAVICGHVARSKIKRSAGRQKGEGLALGGLIIGYVMIFFFSIGLMAAMAIPAFQNVRRVSQEKAIINNLRQLDAAAAQYMLEHDVTTVSYDQLVGPNTYIKALTSVTGEDYTNFVISAEDTVLVVRTPAGRSIEYTRYHYRDRAPPDP